In a genomic window of Flavobacterium lipolyticum:
- a CDS encoding MFS transporter, with translation MEKNNSNKPDPYQALRYREFNIFLILRFAMVFAWAMQFIVIEWEVYSITKNPLSLGIIGLMEVIPAVSMALFAGHIVDQREKKGLLVKCILGFSVISFGLFLVTWPRVVGGLSSNVILYSIYILVFLGGLVRAFLGPTIFSLLSLIIPKKAYPNAATWSSTVWQIGAVLGPAVAGFSINWIGVHWSMCLVFGFSVLSLIALSQISKKPIINPKIGESIKDSLTEGLTFVFRNQIVLGALSLDMIAVLFGGAVALLPIFAQDILKVGSEGFGILRAAPAVGSFITMLVSAYVPLYKNAGKKLLIAIFVFGLSIILFGFSTYFWLSVFALFLSGLADGISVVIRQTILQLKTPDHMRGRVGAVNSIFVGSSNELGAFESGATAKLMGTVTSVIFGGSVTLLTVLGFGLISPTFRNLDLQKDMDDHHNME, from the coding sequence ATGGAAAAAAATAATTCAAACAAACCTGATCCGTATCAGGCATTGCGTTACAGAGAATTCAACATATTTTTAATATTGCGTTTTGCGATGGTTTTTGCCTGGGCAATGCAGTTTATTGTAATTGAATGGGAAGTTTACAGCATCACTAAAAATCCGCTATCGCTTGGAATTATTGGCTTAATGGAAGTCATACCGGCTGTTTCAATGGCACTATTTGCCGGACACATTGTCGATCAAAGAGAAAAGAAAGGATTATTGGTAAAATGTATACTGGGCTTTTCGGTAATCAGTTTCGGATTATTTCTGGTCACCTGGCCAAGAGTTGTTGGCGGTTTATCTTCAAATGTAATTTTATACTCCATTTATATCTTAGTCTTTTTGGGCGGATTAGTCCGAGCTTTCCTTGGACCGACTATTTTTTCTCTTTTATCCTTGATAATTCCTAAAAAAGCATATCCAAATGCCGCAACCTGGAGTAGTACAGTTTGGCAAATTGGTGCTGTATTAGGCCCTGCCGTTGCCGGTTTTTCAATCAATTGGATTGGAGTTCACTGGTCGATGTGTCTTGTTTTCGGATTCTCTGTACTTTCCTTAATTGCCTTATCACAAATCAGCAAAAAACCTATTATAAACCCAAAGATTGGAGAATCAATAAAAGATAGTCTTACCGAAGGTTTAACGTTTGTATTCAGAAACCAAATTGTATTAGGAGCTTTATCACTGGATATGATTGCAGTACTTTTTGGAGGTGCCGTAGCTTTATTACCCATTTTTGCTCAGGATATTCTAAAAGTTGGCTCAGAAGGATTTGGCATTTTAAGAGCCGCTCCTGCAGTGGGTTCTTTTATAACAATGCTTGTTTCGGCTTACGTACCTCTCTATAAAAACGCAGGAAAAAAACTTTTGATTGCCATATTCGTTTTCGGATTATCGATCATCTTATTTGGCTTTTCTACCTATTTCTGGCTTTCTGTTTTTGCTTTATTTTTAAGCGGACTTGCCGATGGAATTTCGGTCGTAATCCGTCAAACGATTTTACAGCTTAAAACTCCGGATCATATGCGCGGACGCGTGGGTGCAGTAAACTCTATTTTTGTTGGATCTTCTAACGAGCTGGGAGCCTTTGAGAGTGGTGCAACTGCCAAATTAATGGGAACGGTAACTTCAGTAATTTTTGGGGGTAGTGTCACACTTCTAACGGTTTTAGGCTTTGGACTGATCTCTCCTACTTTTAGGAATCTGGATCTTCAAAAAGACATGGACGACCATCATAATATGGAATAA